The following are from one region of the Negativicutes bacterium genome:
- a CDS encoding IS110 family transposase encodes MITFGVDIGKFRHQAIAVDASGQALAPSFAFENSEEGFQLFLQKVAFYQKQDTICVGMEATGHYWLNLYCALLDLGIELHVVNPLLTDAIRRMSVRKTKTDTVDCGYIADVIRMGRYSDVAVQTEDVQNLRELCRYRCSLVDEIAKHKNHVIGVLDHLFPEYHKLFSNIFGKTSLELLSKYPSPDAILKLGTKRLADFLAKHSHGSFGEEKALEIRSACRHTVGVNRANAALCFELHQTVDLIQFIEEQIDAIENKIEQIYSQCECYLDTIIGVGVTSAAVIYSEIGNIDNFENPKKLAAFAGIDPSIKQSGNFTSTHNTMSKRGSPYLRRALWNAATVAAQKDPVMSAFYQKKRDEGKDYMTAIGAVTHKLCNIVFAVLRDKKPYVPRI; translated from the coding sequence ATGATTACTTTTGGCGTAGACATCGGTAAATTCCGTCACCAGGCGATCGCGGTGGACGCCAGTGGTCAAGCGCTGGCTCCCTCGTTTGCATTTGAAAATTCCGAAGAGGGCTTTCAATTGTTTTTGCAGAAGGTCGCTTTTTACCAAAAGCAAGATACGATTTGCGTCGGCATGGAAGCCACCGGTCATTACTGGCTGAATCTTTATTGTGCTTTACTCGATTTAGGAATTGAATTGCATGTGGTCAATCCCCTGCTCACCGACGCCATACGGCGCATGTCTGTCCGTAAAACCAAGACGGATACGGTGGATTGCGGTTATATCGCGGATGTGATCCGCATGGGTCGTTATTCCGATGTAGCAGTGCAAACGGAGGATGTCCAGAACTTGCGCGAGTTATGCCGTTACCGTTGTTCTTTGGTTGATGAGATTGCAAAACACAAAAACCATGTAATTGGTGTGTTGGATCACCTTTTTCCGGAATATCACAAGCTATTTTCCAATATTTTCGGTAAAACTTCGCTGGAGTTGCTCAGCAAGTATCCGTCACCGGATGCCATTCTGAAGCTCGGCACAAAACGGTTGGCTGATTTTTTAGCGAAGCATTCCCACGGCAGTTTCGGTGAGGAAAAAGCGCTCGAGATCCGCAGCGCCTGCAGACACACTGTTGGTGTGAATAGAGCGAACGCTGCTCTATGCTTTGAATTACACCAAACCGTGGATCTGATTCAATTCATTGAAGAACAGATTGACGCAATTGAGAATAAGATTGAGCAGATCTATTCCCAATGTGAATGCTATTTGGATACTATTATTGGCGTGGGAGTCACTTCGGCTGCGGTGATCTACTCGGAAATCGGCAATATTGATAATTTTGAAAATCCGAAGAAACTGGCGGCGTTTGCCGGTATTGATCCTTCGATTAAACAATCCGGTAATTTCACTTCAACGCACAACACGATGTCGAAGCGAGGCTCACCTTATCTGCGCAGAGCGCTCTGGAATGCCGCAACGGTTGCTGCGCAAAAAGATCCGGTCATGTCTGCTTTTTACCAGAAGAAACGCGACGAAGGAAAAGACTATATGACGGCTATTGGGGCTGTTACACATAAATTATGCAACATTGTTTTCGCTGTCTTAAGGGATAAAAAGCCTTATGTTCCCAGAATATAA